One Plasmodium knowlesi strain H genome assembly, chromosome: 10 genomic window carries:
- a CDS encoding longevity-assurance (LAG1) protein, putative encodes MKLDTVFKLLLVVVILFTVQQICPLHEVHRKLQNGTLVSWVKDALRKLSSHFCFKSIKRDMEIFYRDKDIVPRPCYFLFFIVSGCLTLGAKWLMHRISHPLGEAWIPRKKWSERIRKIKVARFNLMFFNLFYFTLISALGFVALRCQTFFPHEMGGQGKLSDYFAGYPKQKTSSLIHLYYFLNGGYLLTSVYSLLMAEKLPDFYENFLQHLCAVILVYFSYGQNFLRVGSIIMLCHDICEVFSSACRVFVDTRHKVVTVSSFCILFSSWGLLRLYIFAKRCILPVHRNLHMLNPLIGYEACVWLTFLLLVILLMNAYWFVLMAKMFIHFVASGKTEDILTRVDELEEGEKKVK; translated from the exons ATGAAATTGGATACTGTTTTTAAATTGCTCCTAGTTGTAGTTATCCTCTTCACAGTGCAACAAATATGTCCTCTACATGAGGTGCATAGGAAGTTGCAAAATGGAACCTTGGTGTCCTGGGTGAAGGATGCATTGAGAAAACTCTCTTCCCACTTTTGTTTTAAGAGCATCAAAAGGGATATGGAGATATTTTACCGTGACAAGGATATAGTGCCGAGGccttgttattttttatttttcatcgtTAGCGGTTGCCTGACCCTGGGGGCCAAGTGGTTGATGCACAGGATTTCACACCCACTGGGAGAAGCCTGGATCCCCCGCAA aAAATGGAGCGAACGCATACGCAAGATCAAGGTAGCCAGGTTCAACCTGATGTTCTTCAACCTGTTTTACTTCACCCTCATCAGCGCACTCGGTTTTGTGGCGCTCAGGTGCCAGACGTTCTTCCCGCACGAAATGGGAGGCCAGGGCAAGCTCAGCGATTACTTTGCAG GCTACCCGAAGCAGAAAACGTCTAGTCTTATACACTTATATTACTTCCTAAATGGAGGGTACCTGCTCACGTCTGTGTATTCCCTACTCATGGCTGAGAAGTTGCCCGACTTTTATGAAAACTTCCTGCAACACCTGTGTGCTGTTATCCTGGTTTACTTTTCCTACGGGCAGAACTTCCTCCGTGTTGGGTCCATCATCATGCTCTGTCACGACATATGCGAGGTTTTTTCGTCCGC GTGCCGCGTCTTTGTCGACACAAGACACAAAGTTGTGACCGTAAGCTCCTTCTGCATCCTTTTCTCAAGCTGGGGGCTCCTCCGCCTGTACATTTTCGCCAAGAGGTGTATACTACCAGTCCACAGAAACCTCCACATGCTTAATCCCCTGATTGGATACGAAGCCTGCGTGTGGCTAACATTTCTGCTCCTGGTTATTCTCTTAATGAATGCTTATTGGTTTGTTCTAATGGCAAAAATGTTTATTCATTTCGTTGCGAGTGGCAAAACGGAGGATATTTTGACGCGGGTGGACGAGCTGGaggagggggagaagaaggtAAAGTGA
- a CDS encoding guanidine nucleotide exchange factor, putative: MKGQGEEKSETEKYIFSFAPKVSSGLDHFACVGYHKNKPTVFCWGGNTSNQLGVGINTRECKVPTPVPFFEDLFISSVCCTYYCTFVLAKRNALDVGCSVYSFGKGNNGLLGFRKKRIAFSKRVDAHAEGKEKLLRKRNSKVDQRLLDAFGVGKGGEPSPSLKHGNDDNSSSDRGDHGNRSDRSDRSDDGLLHFDVDKISSEEGSSEDALPVNDYAEEKADWFTPVPMKVKFPERTKIMFISCGDMHTLVICTRGFLYGWGGNTFGCVGNGTNRNVYEPTPIFVGGRKGVDPGDKFGGVQGGRQAFGNENNRDVIIHCSAGGKHSLACTLSGDMYSWGYGANGRLGLESIQSYNRPQLVKALQKKNRIIYVCSGESHSGCIDADNNVYTWGNGKYYKLGHGDDNDVWSPKRLEYLCRSRKIFMLSFGTFNSVALSAKGDIFLWGVFTNIKRGFSSYTCKIPKKVNTNYKCLSVHASVYMSLGVTVVGDLIVLGDCSRVIAPGGSGSSSNVISKGNYGGESDSGDSNVDVLDHLIGSEANCIHHLNRNNEFPIRYVKELRGKVHVKDIISTFYMLDKETFPSRWGEQSRLNNGSELYGDDVADGTFSKKGLIIRSKIKMIDGSEYFTMFLLQSGKLYTCGVNKNGELANGQYTIGKKFSVPIPVEVCVNKIVKIACGYNYTLALNERGLLYGWGANDKSQLGVGVNKDFYEPVLIKSLNKVIDVYAGHDHSACIVNNSFDENDLKENSNHLHIDKENILQEGDLYTWGSAESGKVGLGVDYTQGVILLPRRINLKSKIQKCSLGYNHTLILTDSGDLYACGSSSSGKLGVRDDNISYMVSTPKKVHIDPRIYIKEMVAGATYSMILSMDGFIYIWGEFIKNELSSEVPMLYPQISKVKHIIGGKDKHVLLHTYDNKLFGIGDNAHMQILHDEKETCIRGRPKLIPYFMRDRNIESAYSFKNASFVQLEGSYDVFAWGYTSNCHLGIGVTNATHLKQPKKVIKVWVTYEEADAGGDNDSDIGREDGLLGGPINPLYNDEIADEVDLVRRRVLKRTTFEDDLICGSPYQEEEVENIIKRIQMMPHLLNWDSIQLLLKKERYTNSIQYVRSFERDLIDIYTKHMEFLLNLHSMESKYNELLLTYQHYILSNVVYLGEEKPSIMFSENTHIFDSNREKLQRFVYIIQHQPMYLVILCQIHNCKNLKYGGGCYQYYAYEYGGGGNQKDKPFGKTPYQLQMETNNMDERNDRCDHRSSQEKRTFYRNSTRILCSFIFDLYHDLRDERVRNIFTIFLIKLGVEEINNCLHLEALFREDTSIFFILIRMLFLKNDVLVTFARCLADMGNANSFVRLVDSLSRCVPEGEGAQTAEGSPLVLDSFHVQPTRPDAIMHDSLSPSSINHDALARASVGVVPPKRTPPSAPTCNRFIDEANDPLDKEFAAFMKGQVPENNDPLNLPINMYSGLTPIPHGHLEGKLLDHLQGVVPTTGQRYDQNPNEPMPASQRNVLIEIDMVHVFRELCRLFEKMSFPEIFQIVVKNLFKHLSLCEMNRYSENDSENRIFYFSGEHFVYVPFFHLFIMAILNPMLRDVDKMAERFYLPVIPPHVSNLCKRISTLLEVFCVNKYECLSRYNLKESFVSVKFILQRTFSSMVTVTNMLCKNKENVYLNAYINMFSYHLSMKPCYVYLKVFQLCHLFNLFFRFQNYLCLSFDDPAMGIVNEFFACQGGGNGKDQMRDNGKDQMRDNGKRDPPSDVTRKVPVNDAMGRASNAKQNKNFLLRLMTKGKKAGGQSKGSKMRGQPEQHEQIKQHEQPAQHVQTKTRHERRLIFTEAQIDLFAQCKLVYNIQLDIRFLLEEKNMSICEFTKIPMPQSMCYRKKTRIRNKEYLFSIIQEYKQATDEIYIVSECLRACPLLEPCTETSTLLIKLKALRANFLSLAQHKEANLVGLIDKAVDIFLSNEMVYVNHEENIPPNLYTHKFKQNYTQQTKQPFERFLISQNGDNSNSFFFLKWRNIALQICLEILKKKKQLNFLKKLHERQGKIDELIFRHQNEVKENMKIMKRGLILISKLLIEKPILIHSSLFGKNLFFVKMKIDKDIRRREKNNFSSFYNTSTVHVYSVKRLHEDGVLDSLNEMLLPVVDLLSLEIFFDIDNALKLSLVLRGGAERKVLHVQTFRGRDIQRMYTRSPFISYSLFAYNRESLCSIRAFSFVHLLHDLVVDLY; encoded by the coding sequence ATGAAAGGAcaaggggaggagaaaagcGAAACTGAGAAATACATTTTCAGCTTCGCGCCGAAAGTGAGTTCCGGGTTAGATCATTTCGCATGCGTTGGATACCATAAAAACAAACCGACGGTATTCTGCTGGGGAGGGAATACAAGTAACCAGTTGGGGGTAGGAATAAATACAAGGGAATGTAAAGTCCCGACACCGGTGCCATTTTTCGAAGATCTGTTTATCTCCTCCGTGTGTTGTACCTATTACTGCACATTTGTTTTAGCCAAGAGGAATGCACTCGATGTCGGGTGCTCGGTGTACTCCTTCGGGAAGGGCAACAATGGGTTACTGGGTtttaggaagaagaggatCGCTTTTTCGAAACGTGTAGATGCGCATGCcgaggggaaggagaaactaTTGCGTAAGCGGAACAGCAAGGTGGACCAAAGGTTGTTGGACGCGTTCGGAGttgggaaggggggggagccATCTCCCTCATTGAAGCATGGTAATGACGATAATAGCAGTAGTGACCGTGGCGACCATGGCAATCGTAGCGATCGTAGCGATCGTAGCGATGATGGGTTGCTCCATTTTGATGTGGATAAAATTTCCAGTGAAGAGGGTTCGTCCGAGGACGCCCTTCCAGTGAACGACTACGCAGAGGAGAAGGCCGATTGGTTTACCCCTGTGCCGATGAAAGTGAAGTTTCCAGAACGAACGAAAATTATGTTCATATCTTGTGGGGATATGCATACGTTGGTTATATGTACCAGAGGATTTCTTTACGGATGGGGCGGCAACACCTTTGGATGCGTAGGGAATGGGACGAACAGAAATGTGTACGAACCGACTCCTATATTTGTAGGGGGTAGAAAAGGAGTGGATCCAGGTGATAAATTTGGAGGAGTTCAAGGGGGAAGACAGGCCTTTGGTAACGAAAACAACCGAGATGTTATTATTCATTGTTCCGCGGGAGGAAAGCATAGCCTGGCATGCACGTTAAGCGGGGATATGTACAGCTGGGGTTATGGAGCCAACGGGAGATTAGGCCTAGAAAGCATTCAAAGTTACAACAGACCACAACTGGTGAAGGCGCTTCAAAAGAAGAATCGAATTATATATGTCTGTTCGGGGGAGTCTCATTCAGGGTGTATAGATGCAGATAACaatgtatatacatgggGGAATGGGAAATATTATAAGCTCGGTCATGGAGATGATAACGATGTGTGGAGTCCAAAGAGGTTGGAGTATCTGTGTCGCTCCCGTAAAATCTTCATGCTATCTTTTGGTACCTTCAATTCAGTAGCCCTAAGTGCAAAGGGGGATATATTTCTATGGGGAGTTTTTACtaatataaaaagggggtTCTCTTCCTATACTTGTAAAATCCCGAAGAAGGTTAATACGAATTATAAATGTCTATCTGTTCATGCGTCTGTGTACATGTCTCTGGGGGTAACTGTGGTGGGGGATCTAATCGTGTTGGGCGATTGCAGTCGAGTCATCGCACCTGGGGGAAGTGGATCCTCTTCCAATGTAATATCAAAGGGCAACTATGGAGGAGAATCCGACTCGGGGGATAGCAACGTAGATGTACTGGATCACCTCATAGGAAGTGAAGCAAACTGTATCCACCACCTGAATCGCAATAACGAATTTCCAATAAGGTACGTAAAGGAGTTACGAGGAAAGGTACATGTAAAGGATATTATTAGTACCTTCTACATGTTAGACAAGGAAACCTTTCCATCAAGGTGGGGTGAACAAAGTAGATTGAATAATGGAAGTGAGCTTTACGGTGACGATGTAGCAGATGGAACATTTTCAAAGAAAGGACTGATCATAAGATCCAAGATCAAGATGATAGATGGGAGTGAGTACTTTACAATGTTCCTATTACAGAGTGGGAAGCTATACACCTGTGGGGTTAACAAAAACGGAGAACTAGCCAATGGACAATACACCATAGGAAAGAAATTTTCCGTTCCTATTCCTGTAGAAGTATgtgtaaataaaattgttaaaattgCATGTGGATACAACTACACCTTAGCGTTGAATGAAAGGGGTTTACTCTATGGATGGGGAGCGAATGATAAGAGCCAACTGGGTGTAGGAGTAAACAAAGATTTTTACGAACCAGTGCTCATTAAATCTTTAAATAAAGTTATCGATGTTTATGCAGGACATGATCACAGCGCTTGTATAGTGAACAATTCCTTTGATGAAAATgatttgaaggaaaactCCAACCATCTCCACATAgacaaagaaaatattttgcaaGAGGGGGATCTGTATACCTGGGGAAGCGCAGAAAGTGGTAAGGTAGGATTAGGGGTGGACTACACACAAGGAGTGATCTTGTTACCTAGAagaattaatttaaaaagtaaGATACAGAAGTGCTCTTTGGGGTATAATCACACTTTAATATTAACCGATTCAGGTGATTTGTACGCATGTGGTAGTTCAAGTAGTGGGAAGTTGGGTGTAAGAGATGATAATATAAGTTACATGGTTAGTACACCAAAGAAGGTTCACATAGATCCGAGGATCTATATCAAAGAAATGGTTGCGGGAGCGACGTACAGCATGATACTGTCCATGGATGGGTTCATCTACATATGGGGcgaattcataaaaaatgaattatccTCGGAAGTACCAATGCTGTATCCTCAAATAAGCAAGGTAAAGCATATCATCGGTGGAAAAGACAAGCATGTTCTGTTGCATACATACGACAATAAGTTATTTGGGATAGGGGACAACGCACATATGCAAATATTACATGACGAGAAAGAAACATGTATACGCGGTAGACCAAAACTAATTCCTTACTTTATGAGAGATAGAAACATAGAAAGCGCCTACTCGTTTAAAAATGCATCCTTCGTTCAGTTGGAAGGAAGTTACGATGTTTTTGCATGGGGGTACACATCCAATTGTCATTTGGGCATCGGGGTGACCAACGCCACACATCTGAAGCAACCGAAGAAGGTGATAAAAGTATGGGTAACATATGAAGAGGCAGATGCAGGAGGAGACAACGACAGCGATATAGGAAGAGAGGATGGTCTCTTAGGTGGGCCAATCAACCCCCTTTATAACGACGAAATAGCAGATGAAGTAGATCTTGTAAGAAGGAGAGTTTTAAAAAGGACGACATTTGAGGATGATTTGATTTGTGGATCCCCTTAccaggaggaagaagtggaaaatataattaagCGAATCCAAATGATGCCTCATCTGCTAAATTGGGATTCGATACAGTTGTTACTAAAGAAGGAGAGATACACCAACAGTATACAGTATGTTCGTTCTTTTGAAAGAGATCTAATTGACATCTATACGAAGCATATggaatttcttttaaatttgcaTTCTATGGAGAGTAAGTACAACGAATTACTTCTCACATACCAACACTATATCCTCTCAAACGTAGTCTACTTAGGAGAAGAGAAACCTTCCATCATGTTTTCTGAAAATACACATATCTTTGATTCCAACAGAGAGAAATTGCAGAGGTTCGTATATATAATTCAGCATCAGCCCATGTACCTTGTGATTCTTTGCCAGATCCATAACTGCAAGAATTTGAAGTACGGGGGTGGGTGTTACCAATATTACGCCTACGAATATGGGGGTGGTGGTAATCAGAAGGACAAGCCCTTTGGGAAAACGCCTTACCAATTACAGATGGAGACTAATAACATGGATGAGCGTAATGATCGGTGTGATCATCGTTCCTCTCAAGAAAAGCGTACCTTCTACCGAAATAGCACCCGCATTCTCTgctccttcattttcgatCTCTACCACGATCTACGGGACGAACGAGTGAGAAAcatcttcaccatttttcttatcaaGCTCGGTGTAGAGGAGATAAACAACTGTCTACACCTGGAGGCCTTGTTCAGGGAAGacacttccatttttttcattctcatCAGGATGCTATTCTTAAAGAATGATGTATTGGTGACATTCGCACGATGTCTAGCCGACATGGGAAATGCCAACTCGTTCGTGAGACTGGTGGATTCCCTATCGCGATGTGTCCCTGAGGGGGAAGGTGCACAAACGGCGGAGGGGTCACCACTTGTTTTGGATTCATTTCACGTACAACCGACAAGGCCAGATGCAATAATGCATGActctctttctccttcttcaatCAACCATGATGCACTCGCTCGCGCTTCGGTGGGTGTTGTTCCACCGAAGCGAACTCCTCCCAGTGCCCCCACGTGCAACCGTTTCATCGACGAGGCGAACGACCCGCTAGACAAGGAGTTCGCAGCGTTCATGAAGGGACAAGTTCCAGAGAACAACGACCCCCTTAATTTACCTATTAACATGTATAGCGGGTTGACACCCATTCCACATGGTCACTTGGAGGGAAAACTTCTTGATCATCTCCAAGGAGTAGTCCCCACTACGGGGCAAAGGTATGATCAGAACCCAAACGAACCCATGCCAGCTAGCCAAAGAAATGTACTTATCGAAATAGATATGGTACACGTGTTCAGGGAGTTATGTAGACTATTCGAAAAAATGAGCTTTCcagaaatttttcaaatagttgtaaaaaatttgttcaagCATCTGTCCCTATGCGAGATGAACAGATACAGTGAGAACGATTCTGAGAACAGGATCTTCTATTTCAGTGGAGAGCATTTTGTGTATGTaccctttttccatttgttcatcATGGCTATCTTGAATCCAATGTTAAGGGATGTAGATAAAATGGCAGAGAGGTTCTACTTGCCCGTTATCCCTCCCCATGTCAGTAATCTGTGTAAAAGGATATCGACTTTGTTGGAGGTTTTTTGTGTGAACAAATATGAGTGTCTGTCAAGATACAATCTTAAGGAAAGTTTTGTCTCCGTGAAATTCATCCTTCAGAGAACTTTCTCCTCCATGGTTACAGTAACGAACATGTTATGCAAGAACAAGGAGAATGTTTACCTCAATGCATATATCAATATGTTCAGCTACCACTTAAGTATGAAACCCTGCTATGTATATTTGAAGGTATTCCAGTTGTGCCATTTGTTCAACCTGTTCTTCCGCTTCCAGAACTACCTGTGTCTGTCCTTCGATGACCCCGCGATGGGGATCGTCAACGAGTTCTTCGCGTGTCAGGGGGGAGGTAACGGGAAGGACCAGATGAGAGACAACGGGAAGGACCAGATGAGAGACAACGGGAAACGCGATCCGCCCAGTGATGTGACCCGCAAAGTGCCCGTGAACGATGCAATGGGCCGCGCGAGCAACGCCAAGCAGAACAAGAACTTCCTCCTGAGGTTGATGaccaaggggaagaaggcGGGGGGGCAATCCAAGGGATCTAAAATGCGTGGACAACCTGAACAGCACGAGCAGATTAAACAGCATGAACAGCCTGCACAACATGTACAGACGAAGACGCGGCATGAGCGACGCCTGATCTTCACAGAGGCCCAAATCGACCTGTTCGCGCAGTGCAAACTCGTGTACAACATCCAGCTGGACATACGTTTCCTCTtggaggagaagaacatGAGCATTTGCGAATTCACGAAGATCCCCATGCCACAGTCAATGTGTTACCGAAAAAAGACACGCATACGAAATAAGGAGTATCTCTTCTCCATCATCCAGGAGTACAAACAGGCAACTGATGAAATTTATATAGTCAGCGAATGTCTACGCGCATGTCCTTTACTGGAACCATGTACAGAAACCTCCACATTGCTAATCAAGTTGAAGGCATTGAGAGCCAATTTCCTTTCCCTGGCTCAGCATAAAGAAGCAAATTTAGTAGGTCTGATAGACAAGGCGgtggatatttttttgtcgAACGAAATGGTATACGTAAATCATGAGGAAAATATCCCACCCAATTTGTATACACAcaaatttaaacaaaactATACGCAACAAACAAAACAACCTTTCGAACGCTTTTTAATCTCCCAAAATGGCGATAATAGCaactcgttttttttcttaaagtGGAGAAATATAGCATTACAAATTTGcttggaaattttaaaaaaaaaaaaacagctcaactttttgaaaaaattacatgaaCGGCAAGGTAAAATTGACGAGCTAATTTTTCGACACCAAAAtgaagtaaaggaaaatatgaaaattatgaagaggGGGTTAATATTAATTTCGAAACTATTGATTGAGAAACCGATACTTATACATAGTAGTCTCTTTGgaaagaatttattttttgtaaaaatgaaaatcgATAAAGATATTCGAAGACGAGagaagaataatttttcctctttttacaATACATCCACTGTTCATGTATATTCTGTGAAGAGGCTACATGAGGACGGTGTGTTGGATAGCCTGAATGAGATGCTACTTCCCGTGGTGGATTTACTGTCCCTGGAAATATTCTTCGACATTGACAACGCTCTGAAACTTAGCTTGGTACTAAGGGGAGGAGCGGAGCGCAAGGTCTTGCACGTGCAGACATTCCGAGGTAGAGACATTCAACGCATGTACACTCGGTCGCCCTTCATTTCTTACTCCCTTTTTGCATATAATAGGGAGAGTCTCTGCTCGATTCGTGCGTTCAGTTTTGTGCACTTGCTCCATGACCTGGTGGTCGACCTGTATTAA
- a CDS encoding triose phosphate transporter, putative → MKDNTKNEYGTFPIMINEGHSDQVGEKKFLSGGIYHSILEKAKLLCLFLTWYALNILYNVDNKIALNMTKLPWFISSVQLFTGWVFISIYWLTGYKKIPRIYTLDLFLKNIGIQSFCHIMVHFGAVVSMSCTTVSFTHVVKACEPVFTALLSILLLKQYMKISKYLTLLIIVGGVICASVKEIHFTWLSFWCATISNLGSSLRSICAKKMMTQKSLIGENLSASNIYSMITICSALMSLPLVIIFEGKSAYNFVTNYQSSAQSNHTYGEIITKIFLSGIWYYLNNEVAFMCLEKVNQVTHAVANCIKRVVIIVSSIIIFQTQITLLGALGSAVAITGAFLYSVI, encoded by the coding sequence ATGAAAGACAACACGAAAAATGAGTACGGAACTTTTCCGATAATGATCAACGAAGGGCACTCGGACCAAGTGGGCGAGAAGAAGTTCCTAAGTGGAGGCATCTACCATTCCATTCTGGAGAAAGCCAAGTTGTTGTGCCTCTTCCTGACATGGTACGCCctaaatatattatacaaCGTTGACAACAAAATAGCCCTGAACATGACAAAGCTACCTTGGTTTATCAGCTCCGTTCAGTTATTCACAGGATgggtttttatttccatctaCTGGTTAACTGGCTATAAGAAGATTCCAAGAATATATACGTtggatttatttttaaagaatatAGGGATCCAGAGTTTTTGTCACATTATGGTTCACTTCGGAGCTGTGGTTTCCATGTCATGCACAACGGTATCCTTCACTCATGTGGTGAAAGCATGTGAACCCGTTTTTACAGCCCTACTCTCCATCCTCTTACTAAAACAGTACATGAAGATAAGTAAATACTTAACGCTATTGATCATTGTCGGGGGAGTTATCTGTGCCTCTGTGAAGGAGATCCATTTCACATGGCTGTCCTTCTGGTGTGCTACGATCTCGAACCTTGGATCTTCCTTGAGATCTATTTGTGCCAAGAAGATGATGACACAGAAATCGTTAATTGGAGAAAATCTGAGCGCTTCAAATATCTATTCTATGATAACCATATGTTCAGCTCTCATGTCTCTACCCCTAGTGATAATTTTCGAGGGGAAATCCGCATACAACTTCGTTACAAATTATCAGAGTAGCGCACAAAGTAACCACACATACGGAGagataattacaaaaatttttctgAGTGGTATTTGGTACTACCTTAACAATGAAGTTGCGTTTATGTGTCTTGAGAAAGTCAACCAAGTCACTCACGCTGTGGCCAATTGTATTAAGCGTGTCGTGATTATCGTGTCGTCTATCATTATTTTCCAGACTCAGATTACCTTACTCGGCGCTCTCGGCTCTGCCGTCGCCATCACGGGTGCCTTCCTCTACTCCGTCATTTga